Within the Glycine soja cultivar W05 chromosome 3, ASM419377v2, whole genome shotgun sequence genome, the region cgtATGAAGGAAGCTTACAGAGCTAGTCAATTTACATTTGTATATGCTTTTTGTGAGTTTAGCATTATGATGGTAAAAGAGTATAACTTATCACACATTGACTTGACAAAGGCAGATATAGTTTTGCGAGGATACGCTGGTTGGAATTCAAGGCGTGCTCTTCAGAATCTGGATAAAATATTTCCCAAGGTATTGAGCATCTGTGGTAATTCCCTGTGTTGATAAATCACACCTTTTCTTCAACTTCAATATCTCAACCTTTCTTGACAAATGATAAAATGTGATAATTTTATCTCTAGTTGTAAATTGGCTTGTTTATGCTGAAGACTAGATTAAACATTCTAGCATATGATAGCCTTCTATTTGCCTTAGAACTGAGCATGTATATATTAAGAACATTGGTTTGAagtttaaaagatcaaatgtatTATTATAAACTTCATTTCATGATTGCAGCATATGCGCACGCACACATATTAATCTTCAGATTCATTTTTGCACATTGTGATCACTTTGATTCTCGCTCAGACTGACTTAAAGGGAATCACCCTATTACTCTGTCATCTTAATTCAGGATGCCACTGATCAACCATCACTGATAATTGTGTACTTTGGTGGTAATGATTCTATGCATCCACATCCATCTGGCCTTAGCCCTCATGTACCTCTCCAAGAATACATTGAAAATATGAAGAAGATTGCTATCCATCTCAAGGTAAACTTTTACAACAAGAGTACAAGTTTCCTCTCTTTTTCCACACATTatcacttgaaaaaaaaaaagttatatcttCAAGAATTCAAGTACtatttattgatattgattCAAGTATTCTTTACATCCTTATTTATTTCTATGAAATTTGACCCAAAATCTCTATGGTTGTCAGAGCCTTTCAAAGAAGACTCGTATAATATTTCTCAGTTCCCCTCCCATCAATGAGGTGCAAATGCATGAAACTCTCAGGTTCTGACTACAATTCATTTTGGTTATTGTATATAACTTCACATTATCTTGAGGCTATGATAGTGATGCCTgcacttctatttttttattaagaccTTGCTTTTATTTGTGCTATATGATTAACAAAGACACATACCTGTTGATGGTGCGCTACTTGTAACCTCACTGACACATATATTCATAAACTCGAAGGTTGGTATTTACTAATATAAAAGGTCAAACCTGTACCATGGCCCAAAGCCCCAAAGGTTATGTGATGGTATTCAAACTTGAGACTAAGCTTCAATACTGGCTTGTCTGATATGTAAAACTTGGCATCTTCGGCTTTATACTAACAAGACCCGAATCTATTATGCTGGCACATGATAAACTTAGAGGATTGAAGGATCGTTCCTAATAGATTGAACATTCTTGTTAactgattttcttaaaaaattcatCTCAATCTTGTACTCTAATGAATTAATGGTTGAACTGAATCCAGTGATCTATTGGGGCCACTAAGAAGGACAAATGAAGCTTGTCGAACATACTCGGAAGCATGTTTGGAGCTATGCCACGAGATGAATGTGAAAGCCATTGATCTCTGGTCTGCACTCCGGCAAAGGCATGACTGGTTAGATGTTTGCTTTACGTAAGTATTTATATGTCAATTGCTCTATGTCTAAACTATAATGTATctgaaggaaaagtgaaaatatACTCAAGTTCCAtttgatggtggtggtgattgATAGGGATGGAATTCATTTGTCAAATGAGGGAAGCAAGATAGTGGCAAAAGAGATATTGAAAGTCCTCAGAGAAGCAGACTGGGAACCTAGTCTGGACTGGAAGTCAATGCCAGTTGAGTTTGCAGAAGATTCACCATATGAACCAATTGGTGCGGATGAAAACACTCATATAGATGTCTCTAACTGGAACAACATCCAGGGAAAGTCTCAACTGGAAATGAGTAATTGCGCATTGACCAAGGGATTTAGCTCAGTTGATTAAGCAGAATACATGTCATTATAAATCCCTAGTTCCTATCTTTGATGCCTATATATAAGAAAGAATAATTGCGCATTTTCACGCTACAGAAATGTCCATAATGTACTGAGTCACAAAGTGGCGGGGTTATATTACTTTTATTGTGCTTAAAGAAATATGGTGTTCTTGGTGCATATTGAGCATTTGAGCTAGTTAGCGTGTTGTGAACTTGTGACGGGGTGTCAGCATCTTACGATTGTGTCTCGTCCATTTTGACAGCTATATACTGTGGAATTTTATGCACTAAAACAGTcgaacaaaaaaaattttgagcaagtgcataattttattttttagcctcaaatcatgattttaatagaacaaaaataatacTTTCCTTTTAGGTCAAACCATAATTTGAAAACTAACGTTTATGCTGCCAGATTATTACATTCTTCAGAAGACCCGCaagttcccccccccccccccccctacacacacacacacacaccctgtTAATATAGGAATGACACACAAAGACATGAACATTAAAAGGTCCACAGGTACAATTTATGTTTGGGAAGAGTTGCATTATACATCAACGGGTCAGTAGAAACCCAGTAGTCTCTTGTGCATATGATATATTCAATTACATAATCAGAAGAATGTGTTGCACAAATCAAACGAAGGAATAATACATACAAGGGTTACGAAAGAATAATCAAGACCTAAGTGGCACCACAAGCACCCACCTAATGATTACACCGCAGGAAAATGATTCTATTCGGATGCTGATCAGCCAACTCTATAGCTTTcaatattaaaacaaaactaGGCCAATGCACATCCGAATAAAAGCCACTTCAAGTGAGATTTTCTGACAAGAATACTCAATGGCTCCCTTTAGAAGACACCCTTCCATGCTATTTTCTTTATGAAGACAATTGGAACCTGCCACTAGGCTTCTTTCTTCTCCATCCCTGATATTTCCAAACTCAAAACCCTTCAGTATCAGCAAGAACATTAACATGcacaatagaaaagaaaattttccaTAGGCAAACTTACAAAGGCAGCATAATATACAAAAGTCAATCCAGCCAATGCAACGAATGCAATCTGAAAGACGTTGTACCTGTGATGTGAAAAATGCATAGGTTAATTATAATAAGGCATAAAAAATGTCAATACCAAATACTACATGCAAACCCTAGTTAACTCACCACAGATAATCGTAAAAACTAGTCCCCTAATGTGGGCAATGTAGAGGTTAATCATACTAAAGTCTCAAACACCCAAaacacacaagaaaaaaaactctGCTTGTCATTAGATCTCAACAATGTGCCGTATACTCGGGTGTCATGTCAATATATGGCCTGcagaatttattttatgttttccatATTTTGGGTGCGTGAAATGTGAATAGAAGCATTCCGCAGAGAATCTCAACTGTATAAGTGATTTATGGGAGTTGGAAGGACCATCCCATCACATGGTCACAATTTGCAAGTAAACGAAAAGTTTAGGTTCTATACTTCACATCTTCACCCAATCAGAGGGTTGGGGAGAGTGAGGGAAAAATATCCAGCTTGACTTACttgtacaaatatttaattCCACGAAGAGACTCCAAGGTGTGGCCAAATATTTCCTGTGCTGCAGTTGCTTGAGCATAGTAGGCAAATGCTGTGGAGCAGAACTGGATCACACTGAAAAGGTAAAAAACTGAACTTTCATCGATGTTATCACACCATGACATTATCATGAAAGcaccacaatttttcactatGTATAGAACATGACTTGGTACATTTCCATAACAACTTCCTCAGATACTAATAATACCACTGACACAACTAAttgaacaatttaaaaaaaaaacacaggaCCTAATTGaacatataaataataagaggaccaaaaatataattaaacctaaaatttaTCATGTTCCA harbors:
- the LOC114406129 gene encoding GDSL esterase/lipase CPRD49-like, whose amino-acid sequence is MVGPVRPQFVLFGSSIVEFSYSDEGWGAILANLYARKADIVLRGYAGWNSRRALQNLDKIFPKDATDQPSLIIVYFGGNDSMHPHPSGLSPHVPLQEYIENMKKIAIHLKSLSKKTRIIFLSSPPINEVQMHETLSDLLGPLRRTNEACRTYSEACLELCHEMNVKAIDLWSALRQRHDWLDVCFTDGIHLSNEGSKIVAKEILKVLREADWEPSLDWKSMPVEFAEDSPYEPIGADENTHIDVSNWNNIQGKSQLEMSNCALTKGFSSVD